The following nucleotide sequence is from Verrucomicrobiota bacterium.
GTGGATCGAATGCTTACTCAACTTCGCCGACTAACTCGCGCGAGAACCGTGCGCAACCGACCCGCCCAGGTAGCGGTCCGTACGATTCGTATCAACAACCAGTCTTGAACCCTGATTTACAAGACGAAGAGGTTCTCCAACCTTTAACCGGTTTTGATACTACGACTCCAGCTGTTCAGTACTCGGTTAAAAAGGGCGATAATCTTTGGAAAATTTCGCGAGATTTCAGTATCGCTCTAAAAGATTTGTTGGCAGCCAATGGGCTTAGCGAAAATTCAACAATAAATATAGGCCAGAGCCTGGTGATCCCATCTGAAACATCTGGACCTCCTATTCAACGTTTCGTCGCCGAACAAGACAGCCAATCCGAGGTGTATACCATTACCAAAGGAGACACGCTTTCTCGTATCGCCAAGCAATTTAACACAACGGTTAATGATATCAAAATTGCCAATGCTTTAAAGTCCGATGTGATTCAACTGGGTCAGCGTCTGACCATCCCGGTTAATAGTGTTTCCACACGCGGAGTAAGTGCGACCCCCACTCAAACCTACAGCACTCCTGCCGTAGCTCCGACTCCTCAAACCAGACAGTCGAATTTTGATGGAATTATCCATGTTGTTCAATCCGGTGAAACTCCCGGAGCTATCGCGAAAATGTATGGGATAACCACGAGCCAACTCATGAAAGATAACGGTATCCAGAATGCCCGTTCACTTCAAGTGGGTCAAAAGTTGGAGATTCGTTTAGGCGTTGCACAACCGAGTCTGGCGGTTCCTCCATCGAGCCGGCCAAGCAATACGCAACCAGTTGCGACTCCCAACCAATTTGAAGATTCCGTTTTCGGCGACCTTGAAAACTTTCCGGAAGTCGAAGTTGTTCCACGATCCTAACCAATTCCAAAGCTCTCCCACACCGCTCTGAATGAGTAAAGCCAAAAAAGAAGCACCTAATCCTGGTCATTCTTTCTATCAACGATTACTGATCATTATCAGTGTTTCTACGCTCATATTAATTGGATTGATATCCATCTTTAGTGCAACCCAATCACTGGATGCGGGTTCCTACAAATTCCTCGAACGTCAAATCATGTGGCTTGGCATTTCTGTCGTAAGTGGAGTGTTTGTTTCCCTGGTGGATCTCGATCGTTTGAAAAAGTTGGTTCCCTTGGCAGCCTTGTTTGCCGTAGTTGTATTGATTGCGGTGCTCATACCCAAGATTGGACATTTGGTAAATGGAAGTCGCCGTTGGATAACCTTTGGTTCGATTGGTTTTCAACCATCCGAATTTGCCAAGATTCCGTTTGTATTTTTGATAGCCTATTACCTGAGTACGAACCAGCGGTATTTGAAGACGTTGATGCGTGGTTTTGCCATTCCCCTTGGAATGATCGGAGTGTTTTGTGTACTAGTTATTCTGGAGCCTGACTTTGGTACGTGTGCGCTCTATGGTGCAGTCGGAGTGATGCTATTGTTTTTAGCCGGAACTCGTCTCACTTATCTGATTCCTAGCGTTATCGGAGGTGGAACTTTATTCGTGTATTTGATATTCCAGGATGCAGTACGATTGCGTCGCCTGATGTCGTTCCTGGATGTGGAAGCTAATAAGCTCGGTGGAGCTTATCAACTCCATCAGGGCCGGATGGCTATGGGAAATGGTGGCATGACGGGAGTAGGTGCCGGAGACGGACGTTTTCAAAACAGCTTTTTGCCTGAAGCGCATACCGATTTTATTTTTTCTATCATCGGTGAAGAATTCGGCTTTATGGTCACCTGCCTTATAGTCGTACTATTTATGATCATTTTTTGCACTATCATTTTCTCGATGAGACGTGCGCCGAATCTCTTCCAAGGCTTACTTGTGTTGGGTTCGTTGCTGATGATTGCCATGCAGGCATTGATCAATATGGGTGTAGTTACCGGGCTTTTGCCCACCAAAGGAATGTCTCTTCCGTTTATTAGTTATGGTGGATCAAACCTTGTGGTCATGTGTGTGTTTACTGGAGTGCTGATCAACTGTCTTCGAAGTTGGGAAAGTCTTCCCATACGGACAGAGCGGCGGAAACTTGTTGAGATTCGGGGCTAATGGCCAAGATACTAATAGTATGTGGAGGTACCGGTGGGCACCTTACTCCGGGTATCGCCATTGCTGAAGAGCTCACGCTTCGAAGGCATCATTGTACCTTGGTTGTCTCTCGAAAAAAAGTAGATTCAAGACTCATCCGGAACTACCCGATGATGGAGTTTATCGAAGCACCGGGTGCACCATTTGCATGGCGTCCCGTTGCGCTTGTCAGATTTATCTGGGTACAAATTACAGCATTCATTTTTGCTCTACGATTATTGTCACAAAAAAAACCGGATCTTATTCTTGGGTTTGGTGGTTTCGTTTCCGCAGGTATTGCATTGCCTGGTTGTATGAAAGGAATACCTTTCGCTTTGCATGAGGCTAACCGGGTCGTTGGTCGATCGAATCGTTTACTGAGTCGATTTGCAAGTAAGATATTTCTTCCAAAGGGAGTTGTATTTCGAGGTATCCAAATCAGCAAAATTCAATATGCAGGTCTGCCTCTTCGTAAAGAGTTTGTACCTATGATTAAAGAAACGGCGCGTGAGCTTCTTGGAATTAGTCCGTCTGGAAAACTGTTGGTTGTTTTTGGAGGTAGCCAAGGTGCGAGTTCGCTTAACAATTGGGCGAAAGACAACGCCAAGGCATTGGCGGAGCGTGGCATTTCTATTTATTGCCTGATTGGAATGAACAAGGATATTCCAATCGAAACAGATTTCGATACGGCATCTTGGGGTGTGGTTAAAGCTTGGTACGTTCCTTTTTCCGATAACATGCCTGCTGTGTTGTCTGCAGCCGATCTTGTTGTTTCTCGAGCTGGCGCCGGAAGTATTGGGGAAATTATTCGCTGTCGAGTTCCTTCAGTACTTGTTCCATATCCTTTTGCTCGTGATGATCATCAAAGCGCCAACGCTGAGTATGTCGCCCGCCAGGATGCCGCACATGTTCTGGAAGATTCCCAACTCGATTCTCTGTTTGATTTAGTTATTCGACTTTTATTTGAAGAATCA
It contains:
- a CDS encoding LysM peptidoglycan-binding domain-containing protein translates to MKAHVFISVLAFHVVVIAGLYLLSACSSSSGPAPSPEQTNSPSTGGSTYDGYSAPNRPTENDDIVVTEYNQPQSNRGIDSAFNSGSNAYSTSPTNSRENRAQPTRPGSGPYDSYQQPVLNPDLQDEEVLQPLTGFDTTTPAVQYSVKKGDNLWKISRDFSIALKDLLAANGLSENSTINIGQSLVIPSETSGPPIQRFVAEQDSQSEVYTITKGDTLSRIAKQFNTTVNDIKIANALKSDVIQLGQRLTIPVNSVSTRGVSATPTQTYSTPAVAPTPQTRQSNFDGIIHVVQSGETPGAIAKMYGITTSQLMKDNGIQNARSLQVGQKLEIRLGVAQPSLAVPPSSRPSNTQPVATPNQFEDSVFGDLENFPEVEVVPRS
- a CDS encoding putative peptidoglycan glycosyltransferase FtsW, with protein sequence MSKAKKEAPNPGHSFYQRLLIIISVSTLILIGLISIFSATQSLDAGSYKFLERQIMWLGISVVSGVFVSLVDLDRLKKLVPLAALFAVVVLIAVLIPKIGHLVNGSRRWITFGSIGFQPSEFAKIPFVFLIAYYLSTNQRYLKTLMRGFAIPLGMIGVFCVLVILEPDFGTCALYGAVGVMLLFLAGTRLTYLIPSVIGGGTLFVYLIFQDAVRLRRLMSFLDVEANKLGGAYQLHQGRMAMGNGGMTGVGAGDGRFQNSFLPEAHTDFIFSIIGEEFGFMVTCLIVVLFMIIFCTIIFSMRRAPNLFQGLLVLGSLLMIAMQALINMGVVTGLLPTKGMSLPFISYGGSNLVVMCVFTGVLINCLRSWESLPIRTERRKLVEIRG
- a CDS encoding UDP-N-acetylglucosamine--N-acetylmuramyl-(pentapeptide) pyrophosphoryl-undecaprenol N-acetylglucosamine transferase, with the translated sequence MAKILIVCGGTGGHLTPGIAIAEELTLRRHHCTLVVSRKKVDSRLIRNYPMMEFIEAPGAPFAWRPVALVRFIWVQITAFIFALRLLSQKKPDLILGFGGFVSAGIALPGCMKGIPFALHEANRVVGRSNRLLSRFASKIFLPKGVVFRGIQISKIQYAGLPLRKEFVPMIKETARELLGISPSGKLLVVFGGSQGASSLNNWAKDNAKALAERGISIYCLIGMNKDIPIETDFDTASWGVVKAWYVPFSDNMPAVLSAADLVVSRAGAGSIGEIIRCRVPSVLVPYPFARDDHQSANAEYVARQDAAHVLEDSQLDSLFDLVIRLLFEESENKRLKENLNSMDLPEEAILIADALEDLIPVKLERSTATTLPSREV